In the genome of Neisseria lactamica, the window CTCGCGGTCTTCCGGCACTTCGCCCTTGTATTTTTCCAGCAGGATGCGGCAGGTCTGCATAATGTGTTTGGATTTGGTTTTATACAACCCGATGGTTTTCGTGTATTCCATCACGCCGTCCAGACCCAAATCCAGCATCGCTTGCGGCGTATCGGCAATCGGAAACAGCTTCGCCGTCGCCTTGTTTACGCCGACATCGGTCGCCTGCGCCGAAAGCAGAACGGCGATTAAAAGCTCGAAAGGGGAGTTGAAATTCAGCTCGGTGGTCGGATGGGGGTTGGCGGCGCGGAAGCGTTCGAAAATTTCTTGGCGGATTTGTCTGTTCATTTTTTTAT includes:
- the nth gene encoding endonuclease III, giving the protein MNRQIRQEIFERFRAANPHPTTELNFNSPFELLIAVLLSAQATDVGVNKATAKLFPIADTPQAMLDLGLDGVMEYTKTIGLYKTKSKHIMQTCRILLEKYKGEVPEDREALESLPGVGRKTANVVLNTAFGHPVMAVDTHIFRVSNRTKIAPGKDVREVEDKLMRFIPKEFLMDAHHWLILHGRYTCKALKPQCQTCIINDLCEYPAKA